The Epinephelus fuscoguttatus linkage group LG7, E.fuscoguttatus.final_Chr_v1 DNA window CATAAGACTGGTGAGTCACAATGAGGCAtcctgcttttgctccctcgcTTTCCCTCCTTACACTCACTACTGCCCAAGATGTTCATTCATAAAAACGAGAGGGGCTGGTTAGGAGGGTAACGTTGGGTCATTCCTTTCTGTGACTAATTCAATCCAGACTTGTTTCAAGAGTACGCCCTAACCACTCATGCACATGACAGAATGTTACTACAAGGCCGCAATTTCTTCCTAGATTAAACATGCTTTTCTGACCTGCTCTGCAGTCTGGCAACTCTTCCTGCAGAAAGGAACTGCCGAGTTACTCAACGTTTGGATTAGGTGGACTTTGAAAATAATTGCCGTGCAGGTTCAGATTTGCCGACCAGGTAGACTTTGTGACCAAGTAGCTGCTCTAAATGAACACACTGTGCATGATACAAATAGCTGTGATGAGTAAAAATGACTCGCCTGAGGGGAAGGAGGCAGGCAGGGGAATTAGGGAAATGCAATTTCGCCCTGCAGACAGTCATACCAATCATAATTCAATTGGGAGAGGAATGGTTTAAACAAATGTGAGTGCTGAGTGTTCGTCAAGGGACTCTTACCTCCTTCTTAGGTCTTCCCCTGCGCTTTCCCCCTGCAGacggagctgctgctgccttcTGTGAAGGAAAAAGTACATGTTAACAGAGCTGCGGGCGGGGCGCGGCGGTGCATTGTAACGCTCAGAGACCTGCTGATGTGCTCATTTAAAGCACAGACTTTTTAAAGGGGAATCAGTGCAACAAAACCTGTGGCACAAACAAGCCAAACCTCCACTAGACTCTGCTTCTAGCTGCCTGCAGGTGGCAGTAGCACCTCTGAAATGAGACAGATGGAAAGGGGGCATTGGGTTCATTGGCTATTATCTGGAAGGCCGACAGGAACTGCACACAGGGCACTCCAGTTCGCTGGCCACCTGGTCTGAGGCTCAGAGACAGCTGGTGGAACTGAGCGGAGACACAAACCCTCTGCAGCTCGGCCCTCGCTGCTAAACCTATATCATACATGCGTGTGTTTTACTTTCTCCGTCTCGCTCCCTTTCCCATACATAGCAGTGGAAGACCGAGCGCACGGGGGAGCTGGAGGGTTGGGGCGAGGGAGAAAAATCAGTTGTTGCTATGGAGACGACAGGCAGAGAAGAACTAGGGCTGTGTGCTGGGTGGGGGCGGAGGGGTGCTTAGTGTCAGCTTGGAAACAGTCTTGCGGCCTCTGCACCTGCACCGCACTGTGCATGACAAGCTGCAGGAAGCTGGAGGACAGGAAGTACAGAGTGAGcatcactcaaaaaaaaaaaaaaaaagtaaggcaGTAAACCAAGGTCTTTACAATGGGAAACCCAAGCCAGGCTATTTCTGACAACAGGAGGGGGGGGAGCGGCTAAATTGCAGCCGGGCAATATATCACAAGTAACAGCAGGATGTCCTTTTAAGAGGATGAGGTTTGCTACTGTTAAAGTGGTCATCAACCATAAAGGAATCAGGGGTTAGAGAAGGGAAATGATTGTGAAGCTGCGCCTGTCTTTCTTGGCATGGACACCATCCCGGCTCAGGATGCATGCTAGCTGTTGCTGAAATCGTGACCTGTCGCCATGTAAAAACATGCCCGCAGACGGCATTGACTTACCTTAGCCTTGGCgcttgtcttgtttttgctgccctTCGGCCGTCCTCTGGCCCTCTTTGGAGTAGGGGACCCACTTGGTTCCTGACAAGACAGTCAAAAGATAGTTAGCATACCGCACACATCTACATGATCTCAATATTTACAACGCTTGACACATAATGAGGAGGAGGATAAGGTCTTCGTTCaaaacacacatgctcacacaaaGTTCACTTTTCAAGGTCAGTGCAACACGTGAACTTTAAAGACTGACAGGTGCTCAGAGTCTGACACGGAAACAAACTATGGGAACTGTTGTCAACTTCACAAAAGAAACAACTGACTAAAACAGGCTATCTGGAAGCGAAAATGAAAGCAGCCACCCTGAGGTGTAGAAAGGGGAATTATCTGAGGGGGATTACCACCAGCTCCAAAACGCAAGGTAAATTCACCATCTTCATGTGATGATTTGTGGTTGCGAGCCCTGTCATGGCGGCCCTTCCTCCTGTTACACTCCTAAGCGTGTTTACAACCGCAGCTCGTAGCAACCGTGCAATTCAATACTAAAACACACGGCTCTGAGTGACAGCTATACGAGCCATTCTGTGCTTCTCCTCGGCTATGTCATCCATTACATGACGGGCAGAGGTGTGTCGTGATGGGGgttaatgcaggtttaaagGTGTTGGGTTACAGGTTGCTTACACACCCGGTGAGACACACAGGAAGTTTGGTGTAGACTTCTACGCTTACACTGATAAGAGGTGAGCAAATGGTCACAGGGGCTCGCTGCGGCCATATCTTGATTCTAGATATGCATGAGCACCTCACCTGCAGTGATATCCACCTGGAGCAGCTGTGAGCTAAGGTTAAAGCCCCCTTAAAATGCATGCCTTGGTGATGTTCTCATGGCATGCACACTTGACACAATGACACTTTTCCATGAAATAAAGGAACTGGCACTACTTTACTTACGTCAGAGGTCTTTACCTGGGGCTGCTTGCGGGGTCTTCCACGCCCCCTCTTCTCTGTTGCCTCCTTCTCCTTCGGTGAGACTGTCCCCTTGTCGCTCATGTTTGCTTTGCTTTAGAGACCTGGGGGAGAAATCACACCGGTCAGGCTTGCTGCAGGACGAGGcatcatgttcacacacacatgcagagacaACACAAGGGCTATTAAACTCACTGACCGCAGCAGCAAACCAAAAATGACCGGGGCTAACCGCACACCGGTAACACGTTTAACTCAAATTAATCCGCGCTTATTTCCAGGTCTATTTCTGTCTCACCCGCGCTCCGTTACACCGCCGACGGTGCCTCACAAACAAGGGATTGACACCGAACCGACTCGCATGATATCGCTGGGACTCCGTAGGCGGTCACAGGCCGCATAAATCTGCAAGCTTTCTGAACCCGACGCTCCCTCCCCGCACCGACCGACCATGTTTAGAGGCCCTATGCTGTAGTTGTTGTGGCCTGCGCATGAAACTATCTCAGCATGTCTGCACGCCGGGGCCGGGGACATAtccaccgacacacacacacaatggctCGTGTGTGCTCGGTGGGATTTGGTGTTTAAAACACAGCCTGCATGGAAATAAAACAGCAGTGGAAATGCAAGCGAGCGAGCGGCGGTGAGAGCCCGGGCCGGAGCAACAAAAGACGGCTTCACATTTAAAGCATGCAGCCTCCTCTCGCCGGAGCTCCGGCTCtgtaaaatgcattaaaaacacCGTCCTGTCTCATCGAGCATGCAAAGTTTCCCCCAGCTCACCGTGTCGTTTCCTGCACTCACCTTCGTCGCTCCGATATAACCTCTGCTCTGAATTTAAGACCCAAATGTTTCCTTTAAGCCTGGCTGGTTGTACCCGGTTAAAAAGCCTTGCACAGATCTATAGGCTACAGCTTTTATTCGTCAGGCTACACACACAGCCCGCCCCTTTCAAATCCCAGCTCATGCACCGCTTAGAAAACCACCATGAATTACAAATACACAACACaggctttatttttttgataaataagCTTTGAGATTCTTACCAGCAGGTTGAGAAGTTTGCTCTTCGACGTCCTAAAAATAGCACGTGTGTCTTGTCTCCTGCAGATAATGGAAAAAGGCGCCAGCCAGGAGGAGTTTTGAGGCAATTTAAAGAGCCGCCCTCATGGGAGGGCGGAGATATGATAAAAATGGGCCACCAACAGCACCACGGCGGCCCCGCCCCCTCACCATCACTCCCCAGGTTTAATAACAAAACACCAAAAAGCATGTGTAAGTTTCAGAATATACTTTCAACCATACAAGAAAGTTTTATCAAGTACGATctggtgaggaggaggatgtgtgtTCAGTATATCATCTATGTTTCATCGCTTTAAGTCCCCGAATCTCCTCTGCCTTATTTATGATATTGTGGGTTGGgcacagtggtggaaagtaactaggtacatttactcaagtactgtacctGAGTACAGATTTGAGGTATCTCTACTGGTTGGAATAAACAGTTATagacgcctgtcccaaatataggtctgctgatttcagtgatttaagtttagtttagtttatttgtacatacatgtatagacaatacagtaaaaagaaattaaaagttaaaacattgagcaggagaggttagaagccaaatATGGCTCATGAAGATACAACAatcacacagaaaaagaa harbors:
- the hmga1a gene encoding high mobility group AT-hook 1a isoform X1 — protein: MSDKGTVSPKEKEATEKRGRGRPRKQPQVKTSDEPSGSPTPKRARGRPKGSKNKTSAKAKKAAAAPSAGGKRRGRPKKEEKEEKASQESSEEEEEEEDQ
- the hmga1a gene encoding high mobility group AT-hook 1a isoform X2, coding for MSDKGTVSPKEKEATEKRGRGRPRKQPQEPSGSPTPKRARGRPKGSKNKTSAKAKKAAAAPSAGGKRRGRPKKEEKEEKASQESSEEEEEEEDQ